Proteins from a single region of Gambusia affinis linkage group LG12, SWU_Gaff_1.0, whole genome shotgun sequence:
- the rbp1.1 gene encoding retinol-binding protein 1.1, producing the protein MPVDMNGYWKMISNDNFEEYMKALDVNVAIRKIALLLKPDKDIVQDGDHLTIKTLSTFKNYNMDFYVGKEFEEDLSGVDDRKCMTTVTWEGDKLVCVQKGEIGGRGWTQWVQGDELHLELRAGGAVCKQVFKKT; encoded by the exons ATGCCCGTCGACATGAATGGATACTGGAAAATGATTTCCAACGACAACTTTGAGGAGTACATGAAGGCTCTCG ATGTAAATGTTGCCATCAGAAAAATTGCCCTTTTACTGAAACCCGACAAGGACATCGTTCAAGACGGGGACCACCTGACGATCAAGACCCTCAGTACCTTCAAGAACTACAACATGGACTTCTACGTGGGCAAGGAGTTTGAAGAGGATCTCTCAGGGGTCGACGACAGAAAATGCATG ACCACCGTCACCTGGGAGGGAGACAAACTAGTGTGTGTTCAGAAGGGAGAGataggaggaagaggatggacCCAGTGGGTGCAGGGAGACGAGCTTCATCTG GAGCtgagagctggaggagcagtTTGCAAGCAGGTTTTCAAGAAAACCTAA